In Pseudodesulfovibrio sp. S3, one genomic interval encodes:
- a CDS encoding tetratricopeptide repeat protein: protein MTTNENGLIESVFSIERMAKIGTGTTARRAKQTALYYVREVENGVIELQGLNNKHVPFGPVETITKDELLSDYLPMPQLYSEVIGNLRKVQKSVARGDKFRKRGENFTAEYEYANALNLDEQNVRANFGIGLCLLARGEEEKAKSVFDRIIRIDSVFEDDHKHLFNEYGIALRKNNLIGQAVDYYRRALELSANDENLWYNLARAQYERQDWAKCAEAVTRCLQLAPSHPEGKKMMEYLTKKGLV, encoded by the coding sequence ATGACGACGAATGAGAACGGACTGATTGAAAGCGTATTTTCCATCGAACGCATGGCCAAGATCGGCACCGGCACCACGGCGCGGCGTGCCAAACAAACCGCCCTGTACTATGTCAGGGAGGTGGAGAACGGGGTGATCGAGCTCCAGGGGCTGAATAATAAGCATGTTCCGTTCGGCCCGGTGGAAACCATCACCAAGGACGAATTGCTGTCGGACTATTTGCCCATGCCGCAGTTGTACAGTGAAGTGATAGGCAACCTGCGCAAGGTGCAGAAGTCTGTTGCTCGCGGTGACAAGTTCCGCAAACGGGGTGAAAATTTTACTGCCGAGTATGAGTACGCCAATGCGCTGAACCTCGACGAGCAGAATGTGCGGGCCAACTTCGGCATTGGCCTGTGCCTTCTTGCGCGGGGCGAAGAGGAAAAGGCCAAGAGTGTATTTGACAGGATTATCAGGATAGATTCCGTATTTGAGGACGATCACAAGCACCTGTTCAACGAGTACGGTATCGCCCTGCGCAAGAACAACCTGATCGGTCAGGCCGTGGACTACTACCGACGCGCTCTGGAGTTGTCCGCGAATGACGAGAATCTCTGGTACAACTTGGCCCGCGCCCAGTATGAACGTCAGGATTGGGCCAAATGCGCCGAGGCGGTGACCCGATGCCTGCAACTGGCTCCGTCCCATCCCGAAGGCAAGAAGATGATGGAGTATCTGACGAAAAAGGGCCTGGTATAG
- a CDS encoding ATP-binding cassette domain-containing protein yields MSRAPGIRLEKLTVGYGTTPVVSDLNIEFPGGKLSMIVGGSGCGKSTVLKHILGLHAPMSGRIFLGEHDLCNLSTRKTRCVRQRTGVLFQDGALLGSLRLKDNIALPLREHTRLGEGQILKIVQDRLDMVGLGHALELYPNELSGGMRKRAGLARALVMDPQVLFCDEPTSGLDPVLSAELDQLLLEMMCHFDMTMVVVTHDLASMRALADHVVILGERKCLYQGSIEELETTQDPYLRRFLDRVAEERNAPRLTMPPLDPGMMKIDCTSALGEKTTIRKDDRC; encoded by the coding sequence GTGAGCAGGGCACCTGGCATACGATTGGAAAAGTTGACCGTGGGGTACGGCACTACACCTGTGGTTAGTGATCTGAATATCGAATTTCCTGGCGGGAAGCTGTCCATGATCGTGGGCGGCTCTGGCTGCGGCAAGTCAACTGTGCTCAAGCACATCCTCGGGCTGCACGCTCCCATGAGCGGCAGAATTTTTCTGGGTGAGCACGACCTGTGCAACCTTTCGACCAGGAAGACCCGCTGCGTCAGGCAGCGCACAGGTGTGCTCTTCCAGGACGGAGCCCTGCTCGGATCGCTTCGGCTCAAGGACAATATCGCCCTGCCCTTGCGTGAACATACCCGGCTCGGGGAAGGGCAGATTCTGAAAATCGTGCAGGATCGGTTGGACATGGTCGGTCTTGGTCATGCCCTGGAACTCTACCCCAACGAGCTGTCCGGGGGGATGCGCAAGCGGGCCGGATTGGCCCGTGCCCTGGTCATGGACCCGCAGGTCCTGTTTTGCGATGAACCCACCTCCGGTCTCGACCCGGTTCTGTCTGCCGAGTTGGATCAACTTCTGTTGGAAATGATGTGCCATTTCGATATGACCATGGTGGTGGTCACCCATGATCTGGCCAGTATGCGCGCCCTTGCTGACCATGTCGTCATCCTTGGCGAACGGAAATGCCTGTATCAGGGGAGTATCGAGGAACTGGAGACAACGCAGGACCCGTACCTGCGCAGGTTCCTGGACCGGGTTGCCGAGGAGCGGAACGCCCCGAGGTTGACCATGCCGCCGCTTGACCCGGGTATGATGAAGATCGACTGCACCAGCGCACTTGGTGAAAAAACAACGATCCGAAAGGACGACCGATGTTGA
- a CDS encoding cobyrinate a,c-diamide synthase, with protein MSKVKAIVMAGTHSGCGKTSISLGLMASLARRGMKVQPFKCGPDFIDPGHHSLACAVDGKPVPSHNLDGWMLDEVTNLDIFNRYAAGCDVAVIEGVMGLFDGISGTEDHGSTGQMAKILGLPVILVVDARSMARSAAALVAGYADFDPQVNIAGVIFNRVGSPSHAELLREAMTLVPDVPVLGCLGRDEEIVTPSRHLGLVTPDREGPDMARYQRLADWVETGLDPDHLLETLPEIEAVPLFEPVPKLSRVTIGLARDNAFCFYYEENLRLLRGAGAKLVEFSPLADTHLPEHLDGLYLGGGYPELYAFELGQNTRLRREIKEFCESGRPVYAECGGFMFLMNDIITGRGRYAMAGAFPIRAEMSDKFRALGYREITTQADTVLGPAGIMARGHEFHYSSIKDNEGLQSVYAMTGRKGRIDAQEGFQMGNVLGSYVHLHFGSRPEMAQSFVRACMAGMDA; from the coding sequence ATGAGCAAGGTCAAAGCTATCGTCATGGCAGGAACGCACAGTGGGTGCGGCAAGACCTCCATCTCTCTTGGATTGATGGCTTCCCTTGCACGCAGGGGCATGAAGGTGCAACCCTTCAAGTGCGGTCCTGATTTCATCGACCCCGGCCATCATTCCCTGGCCTGCGCCGTAGACGGCAAGCCTGTGCCGAGTCACAATCTGGACGGCTGGATGCTCGACGAAGTCACCAACCTGGACATCTTCAACCGGTATGCCGCCGGGTGCGACGTGGCCGTGATCGAAGGGGTCATGGGGTTGTTCGACGGCATCTCCGGTACCGAGGACCACGGTTCCACGGGACAGATGGCCAAGATCCTGGGATTGCCTGTCATCCTTGTGGTGGACGCACGGTCCATGGCCCGATCGGCAGCCGCATTGGTGGCCGGATATGCTGATTTCGATCCCCAGGTGAACATCGCCGGGGTCATATTCAATCGAGTGGGCAGCCCGTCTCATGCGGAGCTTCTCCGGGAGGCCATGACCCTGGTCCCGGATGTTCCCGTGCTCGGCTGCCTCGGTCGCGATGAGGAAATAGTCACGCCTTCCCGTCATCTCGGCCTGGTCACCCCCGACCGGGAAGGACCGGATATGGCTCGATACCAAAGGCTGGCTGATTGGGTGGAGACCGGATTGGACCCGGATCATTTGCTTGAAACACTGCCTGAGATCGAGGCGGTACCCCTTTTCGAACCGGTGCCGAAACTGTCCAGGGTGACCATCGGGCTGGCCAGGGACAATGCCTTTTGTTTTTACTATGAGGAAAATCTCCGTCTTCTTCGGGGGGCCGGGGCCAAATTGGTTGAATTTTCGCCCCTCGCGGACACCCATCTGCCGGAGCATCTGGATGGTCTGTACCTGGGAGGCGGCTACCCGGAACTCTATGCCTTCGAATTGGGGCAGAACACCCGTTTGCGGCGGGAAATCAAGGAATTCTGCGAATCCGGCCGCCCTGTTTATGCCGAATGCGGCGGGTTCATGTTTCTCATGAACGACATCATTACCGGGCGCGGTCGGTACGCCATGGCCGGGGCCTTTCCGATCCGGGCTGAGATGTCCGATAAATTCAGAGCGTTGGGGTACCGTGAAATCACCACCCAGGCGGACACGGTTCTCGGTCCTGCCGGAATCATGGCGCGTGGGCACGAATTTCACTACTCGTCCATCAAGGATAATGAAGGGCTTCAGTCAGTGTATGCCATGACCGGGCGCAAGGGGCGCATCGACGCGCAGGAAGGGTTCCAGATGGGCAATGTCCTCGGTTCCTATGTTCATCTCCATTTCGGCAGCCGTCCGGAGATGGCCCAATCCTTTGTCCGGGCCTGCATGGCCGGTATGGACGCCTAG
- a CDS encoding EAL domain-containing protein: MKAPKLFLKPMLFMIVVFGLIAVVTSLTFGNRLRREMTREYESKALALARSVAESDISTILSQDTGALQARIDQYLGIAAVSYVLVADENGKLLAHTFVPVVPQEILDMVGEMSRNKTRTEHLMRDLHLDGQRFLHVTSPILSGLAGDVHIGMDSAVIDHNIREAMVEQQLVMLILFGVCLLLTFLFIVNISKPLRQLTEYAGRVAVKDFGKVPEIDSNDEVGQLAKAMEAMTGQISELVSNLEDRVRKKTHELKEARDALKQKVEERTSELMRTNTQLKIEIAERKVIGDALRKAENKYRTIFENAVEGIYQSSPSGRFQDTNPALARILGYKSPEDLMSSIYDIGTQMYVDPDRRREFLELIENRSEIKNFVSKVRKRDGRIIWISENARKILDKNGNLVCFEGSIEDITMRKKAEDQLKRQAFHDPLTGLPNRALFLDHLRMAMERSRRRKHMFAVLYMDLDRFKVVNDSLGHDAGDELLRGVARVLEKCGRSVDTIARFGGDEFAILQEEISAPKDAIAIARRILEGVRQPFSIGGNEVFTSASLGIVLKTDGYDRPEALLRDADTAMYRAKELGKSRFKVFNRKMHDQALQLMELETDLRRAVDLREFEVIYQPIVALDTRQVCGFEALVRWRHPEHGIIGPGDFIPLAEDTGLVYAIDNMVLEEACAQVKRWQALAGVKCGSELTINVNISGKHFGQSMLAGQVKRALEDSGLGSESLNIEITESALMNNPALAEEVLQQLKDIGVHICIDDFGTGYSSLSYLQRFPIDVVKVDRSFIIDVEENKDSQAIVRTVFSLGESMGLKIVAEGVETAGQLGFLEREGCLFVQGYFFYKPMSVEDVDNLLKAQRRLFPED; this comes from the coding sequence ATGAAAGCCCCCAAGCTTTTCCTCAAACCGATGCTTTTCATGATTGTCGTGTTTGGTCTGATCGCCGTGGTCACATCCCTGACCTTTGGCAACCGGCTGCGCCGGGAGATGACCCGCGAGTATGAATCCAAGGCCCTGGCTTTGGCCCGTAGCGTTGCCGAGTCGGACATTTCCACCATCCTCAGCCAGGATACTGGGGCGTTGCAGGCGCGTATCGATCAGTACCTGGGCATTGCGGCGGTTTCCTATGTGTTGGTGGCCGATGAAAACGGCAAGCTTCTGGCCCACACCTTTGTCCCGGTCGTGCCCCAGGAAATATTGGACATGGTCGGCGAGATGTCCCGGAACAAAACCCGGACTGAGCACCTCATGCGGGACCTGCATCTGGACGGGCAACGATTTCTGCACGTGACCAGCCCCATCCTGTCCGGGCTGGCCGGGGATGTCCACATCGGCATGGATTCCGCAGTAATAGATCACAATATCAGGGAGGCCATGGTCGAGCAGCAATTGGTCATGCTGATTTTGTTCGGTGTCTGCCTGCTGCTCACGTTTCTGTTCATAGTGAATATTTCGAAACCGCTCAGGCAGTTGACGGAGTATGCCGGTCGTGTGGCAGTCAAGGATTTCGGCAAGGTGCCGGAGATCGACTCCAACGACGAAGTGGGGCAGTTGGCCAAGGCCATGGAGGCGATGACCGGCCAGATATCCGAGTTGGTGAGCAACCTTGAGGATCGGGTCCGCAAGAAGACCCATGAACTCAAGGAGGCACGTGACGCCCTCAAGCAGAAGGTGGAGGAACGGACCAGCGAGCTGATGCGGACCAACACCCAGCTCAAGATAGAGATTGCCGAGAGAAAGGTCATTGGTGACGCCCTGCGCAAGGCGGAGAACAAATATCGGACTATCTTCGAGAACGCCGTGGAAGGCATCTATCAGTCTTCCCCAAGCGGTCGTTTTCAGGATACCAATCCGGCCCTGGCCCGTATTCTCGGATACAAGTCGCCTGAAGACCTGATGAGTTCCATCTACGATATAGGCACGCAGATGTACGTGGACCCCGATCGCCGCAGAGAGTTTCTTGAGCTTATCGAGAACCGTAGCGAGATAAAGAATTTCGTGTCCAAGGTGCGCAAGCGCGACGGTCGAATTATCTGGATTTCCGAAAACGCCCGCAAGATTCTTGACAAGAATGGCAACCTGGTTTGTTTCGAGGGGTCCATTGAAGACATCACCATGCGCAAAAAGGCCGAAGATCAGCTGAAGAGACAGGCCTTTCATGATCCGCTCACCGGCCTGCCGAACCGTGCCCTGTTTCTGGACCATCTGCGCATGGCCATGGAGCGTTCCCGGCGTCGCAAGCACATGTTTGCGGTTCTCTATATGGATTTGGATCGTTTCAAGGTGGTCAATGATTCATTAGGGCATGACGCTGGCGATGAACTGCTTCGGGGCGTGGCCCGCGTGCTTGAGAAGTGCGGCCGCTCCGTTGACACCATTGCCCGGTTCGGCGGCGACGAATTCGCCATCTTGCAGGAAGAGATATCCGCGCCCAAGGACGCAATTGCCATTGCCCGGCGTATCCTGGAGGGCGTTCGGCAGCCTTTTTCCATCGGCGGTAACGAGGTCTTTACCTCCGCAAGCCTGGGTATCGTACTCAAGACCGACGGCTACGATCGGCCCGAGGCCCTGCTGCGGGATGCTGATACGGCCATGTACCGGGCCAAGGAATTGGGCAAGTCCCGTTTCAAGGTGTTCAACCGCAAGATGCACGACCAGGCACTCCAGTTGATGGAACTGGAGACCGACCTGCGTCGGGCCGTGGATCTGCGTGAGTTCGAGGTGATTTATCAGCCCATTGTCGCTCTGGACACCCGGCAGGTCTGCGGATTTGAGGCCCTGGTCCGTTGGCGGCATCCTGAGCACGGCATCATCGGTCCCGGGGATTTCATCCCCCTGGCCGAAGACACGGGCCTGGTCTACGCCATCGACAACATGGTGCTGGAGGAGGCGTGCGCTCAGGTCAAACGCTGGCAAGCCTTGGCCGGGGTCAAGTGCGGCAGCGAGTTGACCATCAACGTCAATATTTCCGGCAAGCATTTCGGGCAGTCCATGCTGGCCGGTCAGGTAAAGCGCGCCCTTGAAGATTCCGGTTTGGGGTCAGAATCCCTCAATATCGAAATCACTGAATCCGCTCTCATGAACAATCCGGCCCTGGCCGAAGAAGTCTTGCAGCAGCTTAAGGATATTGGTGTGCATATCTGCATCGACGATTTCGGTACGGGGTATTCCTCCCTGTCCTACCTGCAAAGGTTCCCCATCGACGTGGTCAAGGTGGACCGAAGCTTTATCATAGACGTGGAAGAGAACAAGGACAGTCAGGCCATCGTTCGCACGGTCTTTTCCCTGGGCGAATCCATGGGGTTGAAGATTGTTGCCGAGGGCGTGGAGACCGCCGGACAACTCGGTTTCCTGGAGCGGGAAGGGTGTTTGTTTGTGCAGGGATACTTCTTCTACAAGCCTATGTCCGTTGAAGATGTGGACAACCTCCTGAAGGCTCAAAGGAGGCTTTTCCCAGAGGATTAG
- a CDS encoding DNA polymerase IV, producing the protein MLRWILHIDMDAFFASVEQLDNPELRGKPVAVGGTSDRSVVSAASYEVRQYGVRSAMSVVKARQLCPGIILVPGRMKRYKEISGQVMGVLKEFSPTVEQASVDEAYLDGTGLERLFGPIEEVGRRIKARMREVTGLTCSVGAAPVRFLAKIASDMDKPDGMYIIGHEEMHDFLRTLPVRKIPGVGAKLVEILKRLGVNTCGDVLLKPREHWEERLGKYGGALHDRACGIDPNPVRVTEAAKSCSAENTFHQDTTDRLVLRKWLLAQSERVGEDLRRHGYRGRTVTLKIKFSDFKQITRSKSLEVRTDNTAVIFETACALLKQVELVRAVRLIGVGVSNFGTRTRQVNLFEEEPHKVEATSELDKAVDAVRRKFGGKAVTRVELLEFNKKPTNSAD; encoded by the coding sequence ATGCTGAGATGGATACTCCACATAGACATGGACGCTTTTTTTGCGTCTGTTGAGCAGCTCGATAACCCTGAATTGCGTGGAAAGCCCGTGGCCGTGGGCGGCACCTCGGATCGCAGCGTGGTGTCGGCAGCCAGTTACGAGGTACGGCAATACGGTGTGCGGTCTGCCATGAGCGTGGTCAAGGCACGTCAGCTCTGCCCGGGGATCATTCTCGTACCCGGCCGTATGAAGCGCTACAAGGAAATATCCGGCCAGGTGATGGGGGTGCTGAAGGAGTTCTCGCCCACCGTGGAGCAGGCCAGTGTGGACGAGGCATACCTGGACGGCACTGGTTTGGAACGGCTGTTCGGTCCCATTGAAGAGGTGGGGCGGCGCATCAAGGCACGGATGAGAGAGGTCACGGGACTGACCTGTTCGGTGGGTGCGGCCCCTGTCCGGTTCCTGGCCAAGATCGCTTCGGACATGGACAAGCCGGACGGCATGTACATCATTGGCCATGAAGAAATGCATGATTTTCTGCGCACCCTGCCGGTTCGGAAAATTCCGGGCGTGGGCGCGAAGCTGGTGGAAATCCTGAAACGATTGGGGGTGAACACCTGCGGGGATGTCCTGCTCAAACCGAGGGAGCATTGGGAGGAGCGGCTGGGCAAATACGGCGGCGCCCTGCATGATCGGGCGTGCGGTATCGACCCCAATCCCGTGAGGGTCACCGAGGCCGCCAAGAGTTGCAGCGCGGAGAATACCTTTCACCAAGACACCACAGACCGCCTGGTGCTCAGAAAATGGTTGTTGGCCCAGTCCGAGCGCGTTGGTGAAGACCTGCGCCGCCATGGCTACAGGGGGCGCACCGTGACCCTGAAGATCAAATTTTCGGATTTCAAGCAGATTACCCGTTCCAAAAGCCTGGAAGTACGTACGGACAACACCGCCGTCATCTTCGAGACCGCCTGCGCATTGCTGAAACAGGTTGAGCTGGTCCGGGCTGTCAGGCTGATCGGAGTGGGGGTCTCTAACTTCGGTACACGGACCCGGCAGGTGAATTTGTTCGAAGAGGAGCCGCACAAGGTGGAGGCCACCAGCGAGTTGGACAAGGCCGTGGATGCGGTGCGGCGAAAATTCGGTGGCAAGGCCGTCACAAGGGTAGAATTGTTGGAGTTCAATAAAAAACCAACGAATTCAGCAGATTGA
- a CDS encoding metallophosphoesterase family protein: protein MQIAVISDTHMGTPSSWLETVYGQWLGPADVLVHCGDITSFATWSYFMQHDNFLCVRGNCDWDPNLADQLDPMISVQLGPVRLGVAHGWGPRSQVAVKVAQAFGPDYDLVCYGHTHARDWSMVEGVQLLNPGSLGESGSLALVQVDGDGSLRCEFVDAV from the coding sequence ATGCAGATTGCCGTCATATCGGATACGCATATGGGGACGCCGTCCTCATGGCTTGAAACGGTCTATGGTCAGTGGCTCGGTCCGGCCGATGTCCTTGTTCATTGTGGCGATATCACCTCTTTTGCAACCTGGTCCTATTTCATGCAGCACGACAACTTCCTTTGCGTGCGCGGCAATTGCGATTGGGATCCGAATCTAGCGGACCAGCTCGACCCCATGATTTCAGTTCAGCTCGGCCCCGTGCGTCTCGGGGTTGCCCATGGCTGGGGGCCGCGCTCCCAAGTGGCGGTCAAGGTCGCCCAGGCATTTGGCCCGGATTACGATTTGGTCTGCTACGGCCATACTCATGCAAGGGACTGGTCGATGGTCGAAGGCGTGCAGCTTCTGAACCCCGGCTCCTTGGGTGAATCCGGTTCGCTGGCCTTGGTCCAGGTGGACGGCGACGGTTCCCTTCGTTGCGAGTTCGTAGACGCGGTCTAG
- a CDS encoding ABC transporter substrate-binding protein produces MGILRTIVRTAAFLVLSAVLVFESGPARAESERVLVFGMSAAFTGANSELGIEFYRGLMAYIDHFNAAGGADGWTINVKPANDGYNPAPCFQNTVNFIIKDKVFALASYVGTPTTTSVLPLLQKFEDQHVYMLFPFTGAQPLRTEPFGRYVFNLRASYFDETKELVDYLVSIGRSRIAIFYQSDAYGRTGWDGVRRALSSHGLSFTGEAAYHRGMKFEQDLSVEVACLKETDPDAIVVVGTYASQAAFIRDARNAGCDVPIAGLSFSDSDKMLELLKIESKRVGKDYTKDLIHSQVVPSYEDTSLPGVRLYRKVMDAYEGEAVPSIEGRAPRRFSFVSFEGFLNGILLGEMVKRMSDNPTRERIPIVLESLRDLDLGIGVKVHFSPERHQGLDSVYLTTVRDGSFRSIPNWERWRK; encoded by the coding sequence GTGGGAATACTCAGAACAATAGTGCGAACTGCGGCCTTCCTCGTGTTGTCCGCCGTCTTGGTTTTCGAGAGCGGCCCGGCGCGGGCCGAGAGCGAGCGTGTGCTTGTTTTCGGCATGTCGGCAGCCTTTACCGGGGCCAACAGTGAGTTGGGCATCGAGTTCTATCGAGGCCTCATGGCCTACATCGATCATTTCAATGCAGCCGGAGGGGCGGACGGGTGGACCATCAACGTGAAACCGGCCAATGACGGGTATAATCCGGCTCCCTGTTTTCAGAATACCGTTAATTTTATCATAAAAGACAAGGTGTTTGCTCTGGCTTCCTATGTGGGAACTCCGACGACCACGAGCGTGCTTCCCCTGCTCCAGAAATTTGAAGACCAGCACGTATACATGCTCTTCCCTTTCACCGGGGCGCAGCCCTTGCGAACGGAACCGTTCGGTCGATACGTGTTCAACTTGCGAGCGTCCTACTTTGACGAGACCAAAGAGTTGGTGGATTATCTGGTGTCCATCGGACGCAGCCGGATTGCGATCTTTTATCAGTCCGATGCCTATGGCCGGACCGGTTGGGACGGAGTCCGCAGGGCGCTGAGCAGTCACGGTCTGAGTTTTACTGGTGAGGCCGCCTATCACCGGGGCATGAAATTCGAACAGGATCTCAGCGTCGAGGTCGCATGTCTGAAAGAAACCGATCCCGACGCTATTGTCGTGGTCGGAACCTATGCCTCCCAGGCCGCCTTCATACGGGATGCCCGCAACGCGGGCTGCGATGTGCCCATAGCCGGGTTGTCCTTTTCGGACAGTGACAAGATGTTGGAACTGCTCAAAATTGAAAGCAAACGGGTCGGGAAGGATTATACCAAAGACCTGATTCATTCCCAAGTGGTTCCGAGTTATGAGGATACCAGTCTCCCCGGGGTGCGCCTCTACCGGAAAGTCATGGATGCGTATGAGGGGGAAGCCGTACCTTCTATCGAAGGCCGTGCTCCACGCCGGTTCAGTTTTGTCAGCTTTGAAGGGTTTCTCAACGGCATCCTGCTGGGTGAGATGGTCAAGCGCATGTCCGATAATCCGACCCGTGAGCGTATTCCGATTGTCCTGGAATCCCTTCGGGATCTGGATCTGGGCATCGGGGTCAAAGTCCATTTCAGTCCCGAACGGCACCAGGGGCTTGACAGTGTGTACCTGACCACTGTCAGGGATGGCAGTTTCCGGTCCATCCCCAACTGGGAGAGGTGGAGGAAATGA
- a CDS encoding ABC transporter substrate-binding protein, which translates to MATCCFAAQAGQTPSERVKEGVSQLIDMLSDPIMQDQEQHDAAITRLRGIAEQYIDFGLVTKYAVGKPWLDMSDALRLQVQEAFMKLLEKSYLKRIPAYGGQNVEYTNEIVSGDKAKVQTEIIDKDKKIIVEFRLKIVQGKWMIYDIVAEGVSLVMNYRSQFSEVLNQGTGEDLLKVIQDRIEQIDQAQQKEDESES; encoded by the coding sequence ATGGCAACATGCTGTTTTGCGGCTCAGGCGGGGCAGACGCCCTCGGAGCGGGTCAAGGAAGGCGTGAGCCAACTCATAGACATGCTGTCCGACCCCATCATGCAGGATCAGGAGCAGCACGATGCGGCCATTACCCGGCTGCGGGGCATCGCTGAGCAATATATCGATTTCGGACTGGTGACAAAGTATGCGGTCGGCAAGCCGTGGCTCGACATGTCGGACGCCCTGCGCTTACAGGTGCAGGAAGCTTTTATGAAATTGCTGGAAAAGTCGTATCTCAAGCGCATTCCCGCCTATGGCGGTCAGAATGTGGAATACACGAACGAGATAGTTTCCGGAGACAAGGCCAAGGTTCAGACGGAGATCATCGACAAGGATAAAAAAATAATTGTTGAGTTTCGTTTGAAAATCGTTCAGGGAAAATGGATGATATACGATATAGTTGCCGAAGGCGTGAGCCTGGTGATGAATTATCGGAGTCAGTTTTCCGAGGTGTTGAACCAGGGAACCGGTGAAGATCTGCTGAAAGTGATCCAGGATAGGATCGAACAGATCGACCAGGCCCAGCAGAAAGAGGATGAGTCTGAATCGTGA
- a CDS encoding VacJ family lipoprotein: protein MKQGKMIDCRLMAILLTIALLLGVAELSFAAEGADEPVMVAQFSPGDINDEDDFAEFDSGYKDQELVSDPLYYWNEFWFEINDALYFNLFKPVATGYAWVVPPKPRTWVSNFFTNMLFPVRFINNVLTGKFDAAYMETSKFIANTSFGVLGLGDVTGGMPRNWEPERPTADGFGQTLGKAGFGHGVYLVWPIIGPSSIRESVGWVADMYCDPLTYGRFTFLEFAAIRTYDNLNNLSLQLQTNEYEALTDGAVDKYAAVRDAYIRFRAKKVAE, encoded by the coding sequence GTGAAACAAGGTAAAATGATCGACTGTCGCTTGATGGCAATTCTGTTGACTATCGCGCTCCTGTTGGGAGTCGCGGAGCTTTCTTTTGCGGCTGAAGGGGCAGACGAACCAGTCATGGTTGCCCAGTTCTCTCCTGGTGACATCAACGATGAGGATGATTTTGCCGAGTTCGATTCAGGTTACAAGGATCAGGAACTTGTGTCCGATCCTCTCTATTACTGGAACGAATTCTGGTTCGAGATCAACGATGCGCTTTATTTCAATTTGTTCAAGCCCGTGGCTACGGGATACGCTTGGGTGGTCCCGCCCAAGCCGCGTACCTGGGTGAGCAACTTTTTCACCAACATGCTGTTCCCGGTCCGTTTCATCAATAATGTGCTGACCGGCAAGTTCGATGCGGCCTACATGGAGACCTCCAAGTTCATCGCCAACACTTCATTCGGCGTGCTCGGCTTGGGTGACGTGACCGGCGGCATGCCCCGCAACTGGGAGCCGGAAAGACCCACTGCGGACGGTTTTGGGCAGACGCTGGGCAAGGCGGGCTTCGGACATGGTGTCTATCTGGTCTGGCCGATCATAGGTCCCAGTTCCATCCGTGAATCCGTGGGCTGGGTGGCGGACATGTATTGTGACCCGCTTACCTACGGGCGTTTTACCTTCCTGGAATTTGCAGCCATCAGAACTTACGACAATCTGAACAATCTTTCCCTCCAACTTCAGACCAACGAATACGAAGCGTTGACCGATGGGGCCGTGGACAAGTACGCCGCAGTCCGCGACGCCTATATCCGTTTCAGAGCAAAGAAAGTCGCAGAGTAG
- the mlaD gene encoding outer membrane lipid asymmetry maintenance protein MlaD — MLKMKKETAVGIFVIMGLLAVVYMSVKLGNVQLFSDKYYMIKADFTDISGLKVNAPVQMYGVEIGFVGEIALDQKKSVASVSLMIAKEVELTDDAIAAIKTNGLIGDKYVKIAPGGVGDPVKPGDTLFDTQPAIDLEDMISKFAFGAV, encoded by the coding sequence ATGTTGAAAATGAAAAAAGAAACGGCTGTAGGAATATTTGTGATCATGGGCTTGTTGGCCGTGGTTTACATGAGTGTCAAGCTGGGCAACGTACAGCTTTTTTCGGATAAATATTACATGATCAAGGCAGATTTTACGGATATTTCCGGCCTCAAGGTCAATGCTCCGGTGCAGATGTACGGGGTGGAAATAGGCTTTGTCGGCGAGATTGCACTTGATCAGAAAAAGAGCGTGGCTTCGGTCAGCTTGATGATTGCCAAAGAAGTGGAGTTGACGGACGACGCAATTGCAGCCATTAAGACCAACGGCCTGATCGGCGACAAGTATGTGAAGATTGCTCCCGGAGGAGTCGGCGACCCTGTCAAGCCGGGCGACACCCTGTTCGATACCCAGCCGGCCATTGATTTGGAAGACATGATCAGCAAGTTCGCCTTTGGCGCAGTTTAG